In Streptomyces sp. NBC_00414, a single window of DNA contains:
- the fusA gene encoding elongation factor G, with amino-acid sequence MATTSLDLARVRNIGIMAHIDAGKTTTTERILFYTGVSYKIGEVHDGAATMDWMEQEQERGITITSAATTCHWPLDDNDYTINIIDTPGHVDFTVEVERSLRVLDGAVTVFDGVAGVEPQSETVWRQADRYGVPRICFVNKLDRTGAEFHRCVDMISDRLGAQPLVMQLPIGAEADFKGVVDLVTMKAFVWPVEAAKGEMYDVVDIPATHAEAAEEYRGKLIEAVAENDEEIMELYLEGEEPSEEQLYAAIRRITIASGKSSDTTVTPVFCGTAFKNKGVQPLLDAVVRYLPTPLDVEAIEGHDVKDPEVVIKRKPSVDEPLSALAFKIMSDPHLGKLTFVRVYSGRLVSGTAVLNSVKGKKERIGKIYRMHANKREEIEAVGAGDIVAVMGLKQTTTGETLSDDKSPVILESMDFPAPVIQVAIEPKSKGDQEKLGVAIQRLAEEDPSFQVHSDEETGQTIIGGMGELHLEVLVDRMRREFKVEANVGKPQVAYRETIRKAVERVDYTHKKQTGGTGQFAKVQIAIEPITEADGPAYEFVNKVTGGRIPREYIPSVDAGAQEAMQFGILAGYEMTGVRITLLDGAYHEVDSSELAFKIAGSQAFKEGARRASPVLLEPMMAVEVTTPEDYMGEVIGDINSRRGQIQAMEERAGARVVKGLVPLSEMFGYVGDLRSKTSGRASYSMQFDSYAEVPRNVAEEIIAKAKGE; translated from the coding sequence ATGGCTACCACTTCACTTGACCTTGCCAGGGTCCGCAACATCGGGATCATGGCTCATATCGACGCGGGTAAGACGACCACCACTGAGCGGATCCTCTTCTACACCGGCGTCAGCTACAAGATCGGTGAAGTCCACGACGGCGCCGCCACCATGGACTGGATGGAGCAGGAGCAGGAGCGTGGCATCACGATCACCTCTGCTGCCACCACCTGTCACTGGCCGCTCGACGACAACGACTACACCATCAACATCATCGACACCCCGGGGCACGTGGACTTCACGGTCGAGGTGGAGCGTTCGCTCCGCGTCCTCGACGGTGCTGTCACGGTGTTCGACGGTGTCGCGGGTGTCGAGCCGCAGTCCGAGACGGTGTGGCGTCAGGCCGACCGTTACGGCGTGCCGCGCATCTGCTTCGTGAACAAGCTCGACCGGACCGGCGCGGAGTTCCACCGCTGCGTCGACATGATCTCGGACCGCCTCGGTGCGCAGCCCCTGGTCATGCAGCTTCCGATCGGCGCCGAGGCCGACTTCAAGGGCGTCGTCGACCTCGTCACCATGAAGGCGTTCGTGTGGCCCGTCGAGGCCGCCAAGGGCGAGATGTACGACGTCGTCGACATCCCCGCCACGCACGCCGAGGCTGCCGAGGAGTACCGCGGCAAGCTGATCGAGGCCGTCGCGGAGAACGACGAAGAGATCATGGAGCTGTACCTGGAGGGCGAAGAGCCTTCCGAGGAGCAGCTGTACGCCGCGATCCGTCGCATCACCATCGCGTCCGGCAAGTCCAGCGACACCACGGTCACCCCGGTGTTCTGTGGCACCGCGTTCAAGAACAAGGGCGTCCAGCCCCTGCTCGACGCGGTCGTGCGCTACCTGCCGACCCCGCTTGACGTCGAGGCCATCGAAGGCCACGACGTGAAGGACCCCGAGGTCGTCATCAAGCGCAAGCCGTCCGTGGACGAGCCGCTCTCCGCCCTCGCGTTCAAGATCATGAGCGACCCGCACCTGGGCAAGCTCACCTTCGTCCGGGTCTACTCGGGCCGCCTGGTGTCCGGCACTGCCGTGCTGAACTCCGTCAAGGGCAAGAAGGAGCGCATCGGCAAGATCTACCGCATGCACGCGAACAAGCGTGAGGAGATCGAGGCGGTGGGCGCCGGCGACATCGTCGCCGTGATGGGCCTGAAGCAGACCACCACCGGTGAGACGCTCTCCGACGACAAGAGCCCGGTCATCCTGGAGTCCATGGACTTCCCGGCCCCGGTCATCCAGGTCGCCATCGAGCCCAAGTCCAAGGGTGACCAGGAGAAGCTGGGTGTAGCCATCCAGCGTCTCGCGGAGGAGGACCCCTCCTTCCAGGTTCACTCGGACGAGGAGACCGGCCAGACCATCATCGGTGGTATGGGCGAGCTGCACCTTGAGGTGCTGGTCGACCGTATGCGCCGTGAGTTCAAGGTCGAGGCCAACGTCGGTAAGCCGCAGGTCGCGTACCGTGAGACGATCCGCAAGGCCGTCGAGCGCGTGGACTACACCCACAAGAAGCAGACCGGTGGTACCGGTCAGTTCGCCAAGGTGCAGATCGCGATCGAGCCCATCACCGAGGCCGACGGCCCGGCGTACGAGTTCGTGAACAAGGTGACCGGTGGCCGTATCCCGCGGGAGTACATCCCGTCGGTGGACGCCGGTGCGCAGGAGGCCATGCAGTTCGGCATCCTCGCCGGGTACGAGATGACGGGTGTCCGCATCACGCTTCTCGACGGTGCCTACCACGAGGTCGACTCCTCCGAGCTCGCCTTCAAGATTGCCGGTTCGCAGGCATTCAAGGAAGGTGCCCGCAGGGCCAGCCCCGTACTCCTTGAGCCGATGATGGCCGTCGAGGTCACCACGCCCGAGGACTACATGGGTGAGGTCATCGGAGACATCAACTCCCGCCGTGGCCAGATCCAGGCCATGGAGGAGCGTGCCGGTGCTCGTGTCGTGAAGGGCCTCGTGCCCCTCTCGGAGATGTTCGGCTACGTCGGAGACCTCCGCAGCAAGACCTCGGGTCGCGCAAGCTACTCGATGCAGTTCGACTCCTACGCCGAGGTTCCCCGGAACGTCGCCGAGGAGATCATCGCGAAGGCCAAGGGCGAGTAA
- the rpsG gene encoding 30S ribosomal protein S7, which produces MPRKGPAPKRPVIIDPVYGSPLVTSLINKVLLNGKRSTAERIVYGAMEGLREKTGNDPVITLKRALENIKPTLEVKSRRVGGATYQVPIEVKPGRASTLALRWLVGYSRARREKTMTERLLNELLDASNGLGAAVKKREDTHKMAESNKAFAHYRW; this is translated from the coding sequence ATGCCTCGTAAGGGCCCCGCCCCGAAGCGCCCGGTCATCATCGACCCGGTCTACGGTTCCCCTCTGGTGACCTCCCTGATCAACAAGGTGCTGCTGAACGGCAAGCGCTCCACCGCCGAGCGCATCGTCTACGGCGCCATGGAGGGCCTGCGCGAGAAGACCGGCAACGACCCGGTCATCACGCTCAAGCGCGCTCTGGAGAACATCAAGCCGACCCTTGAGGTCAAGTCCCGCCGAGTCGGCGGTGCGACGTACCAGGTCCCGATCGAGGTCAAGCCCGGTCGCGCCAGCACGCTCGCCCTGCGCTGGCTCGTCGGTTACTCCCGCGCCCGTCGCGAGAAGACCATGACCGAGCGTCTGCTCAACGAGCTTCTCGACGCCTCCAACGGCCTCGGTGCCGCTGTGAAGAAGCGCGAGGACACCCACAAGATGGCCGAGTCCAACAAGGCCTTCGCGCACTACCGCTGGTAG
- a CDS encoding DNA-directed RNA polymerase subunit beta': protein MLDVNFFDELRIGLATADDIRQWSHGEVKKPETINYRTLKPEKDGLFCEKIFGPTRDWECYCGKYKRVRFKGIICERCGVEVTRAKVRRERMGHIELAAPVTHIWYFKGVPSRLGYLLDLAPKDLEKVIYFAAYMITYVDDERRTRDLPSLEAHVSVERQQVENRRDSDLEARAKKLETDLAELEAEGAKADVRRKVREGAEREMKQLRDRAQREIDRLDEVWTRFKNLKVQDLEGDELLYRELRDRFGTYFDGSMGAAALQKRLESFDLDEEAERLREIIRTGKGQKKTRALKRLKVVSAFLQTSNSPKGMVLDCVPVIPPDLRPMVQLDGGRFATSDLNDLYRRVINRNNRLKRLLDLGAPEIIVNNEKRMLQEAVDALFDNGRRGRPVTGPGNRPLKSLSDMLKGKQGRFRQNLLGKRVDYSARSVIVVGPQLKLHQCGLPKAMALELFKPFVMKRLVDLNHAQNIKSAKRMVERGRTVVYDVLEEVIAEHPVLLNRAPTLHRLGIQAFEPQLVEGKAIQIHPLVCTAFNADFDGDQMAVHLPLSAEAQAEARILMLSSNNILKPADGRPVTMPTQDMVLGLFFLTTDGELRDVKGEGRSFGSSAEAIMAFDAGELSLQSRVDIRFPVGTIPPRGWTPPAREEGEPEWQQGDTFRLNTTLGRALFNELLPEDYPFVDYEVGKKQLSEIVNDLAERYPKVIVAATLDNLKASGFFWATRSGVTVAISDIVVPDAKRAIVKGYEDQDEKVQKQYERGLITKDERTQELIAIWTKATNEVAEAMNANFPKTNPVSMMVNSGARGNMMQMRQIAGMRGLVSNAKNETIPRPIKASFREGLSVLEYFISTHGARKGLADTALRTADSGYLTRRLVDVSQDVIIREEDCGTDRGLRLEIAERGADGVLRKAENVETSVYARALAEDITVDGRVLAPANTDLGDVLIDELVKHGIEEVKTRSVLTCESAVGTCAMCYGRSLATGKLVDIGEAVGIIAAQSIGEPGTQLTMRTFHTGGVAGDDITQGLPRVVELFEARTPKGVAPISEASGRVRIEETEKTKKLVVTPDDGSDETAFPISKRARLLVSEGEHVEVGQKLTVGATNPHDVLRILGQRAVQVHLVGEVQRVYNSQGVSIHDKHIEIIIRQMLRRVTIIESGDAELLPGELVERSKFETENRRVVQEGGHPASGRPQLMGITKASLATESWLSAASFQETTRVLTDAAINAKSDSLIGLKENVIIGKLIPAGTGLSRYRNIRVEPTEEAKAAMYSAVGYDDIDYSPFGTGSGQAVPLEDYDYGPYNQ from the coding sequence GTGCTCGACGTCAACTTCTTCGACGAGCTGCGGATCGGCCTTGCTACCGCTGACGACATTCGTCAGTGGTCCCACGGTGAGGTCAAGAAGCCGGAGACCATCAACTACCGCACCCTCAAGCCCGAAAAGGACGGACTCTTCTGCGAGAAGATCTTCGGTCCGACCCGGGACTGGGAGTGCTACTGCGGTAAGTACAAGCGCGTCCGCTTCAAGGGCATCATCTGCGAGCGCTGCGGCGTCGAGGTAACTCGCGCCAAGGTGCGTCGTGAGCGGATGGGCCACATCGAGCTGGCCGCTCCCGTCACCCACATCTGGTACTTCAAGGGCGTTCCGTCGCGGCTGGGCTACCTGCTCGACCTCGCCCCGAAGGACCTCGAAAAGGTCATCTACTTCGCCGCGTACATGATCACGTACGTCGACGACGAGCGTCGTACGCGTGACCTGCCCTCGCTGGAGGCGCACGTCTCCGTCGAGCGTCAGCAGGTCGAGAACCGTCGCGACTCCGACCTCGAGGCCCGCGCCAAGAAGCTCGAGACCGACCTGGCCGAGCTTGAGGCCGAGGGTGCCAAGGCCGACGTGCGCCGCAAGGTGCGCGAAGGCGCCGAGCGCGAGATGAAGCAGCTGCGCGACCGTGCGCAGCGCGAGATCGACCGTCTCGACGAGGTGTGGACCCGCTTCAAGAACCTCAAGGTCCAGGACCTCGAAGGTGACGAGCTGCTCTACCGCGAGCTGCGTGACCGCTTCGGCACGTACTTCGACGGATCGATGGGTGCCGCGGCGCTGCAGAAGCGCCTGGAGTCCTTCGACCTCGACGAAGAGGCCGAGCGCCTTCGCGAGATCATCCGTACCGGCAAGGGCCAGAAGAAGACCCGTGCGCTGAAGCGGCTGAAGGTTGTGTCCGCGTTCCTGCAGACCTCCAACAGCCCCAAGGGCATGGTCCTCGACTGCGTCCCGGTCATCCCGCCGGACCTTCGCCCGATGGTGCAGCTGGACGGTGGCCGCTTCGCGACCTCCGACCTGAACGACCTGTACCGCCGTGTGATCAACCGCAACAACCGCCTGAAGCGGCTTCTCGACCTCGGCGCGCCCGAGATCATCGTGAACAACGAGAAGCGCATGCTCCAGGAGGCCGTGGACGCCCTCTTCGACAACGGTCGTCGTGGTCGCCCGGTCACCGGTCCCGGCAACCGCCCGCTGAAGTCCCTGAGCGACATGCTCAAGGGCAAGCAGGGTCGTTTCCGCCAGAACCTCCTCGGCAAGCGCGTGGACTACTCCGCGCGTTCCGTGATCGTCGTCGGTCCGCAGCTCAAGCTGCACCAGTGCGGTCTGCCGAAGGCGATGGCGCTGGAGCTCTTCAAGCCGTTCGTGATGAAGCGCCTGGTGGACCTGAACCACGCGCAGAACATCAAGAGCGCCAAGCGCATGGTGGAGCGCGGCCGCACGGTCGTGTACGACGTCCTCGAAGAGGTCATCGCCGAGCACCCGGTTCTGCTGAACCGTGCTCCCACCCTGCACCGCCTCGGCATCCAGGCCTTCGAGCCGCAGCTGGTCGAGGGCAAGGCCATCCAGATCCACCCGCTCGTCTGCACCGCGTTCAACGCGGACTTCGACGGTGACCAGATGGCCGTGCACCTGCCGCTCTCCGCGGAGGCGCAGGCCGAGGCCCGCATCCTGATGCTGTCCTCGAACAACATCCTCAAGCCCGCCGACGGCCGTCCGGTGACGATGCCGACCCAGGACATGGTCCTCGGTCTGTTCTTCCTCACCACCGACGGTGAACTGCGGGACGTCAAGGGTGAGGGCCGGTCCTTCGGCTCCTCGGCCGAGGCGATCATGGCGTTCGACGCCGGCGAGCTCTCGCTGCAGTCGCGCGTGGACATCCGCTTCCCGGTGGGCACCATCCCGCCGCGCGGCTGGACCCCGCCGGCGCGTGAGGAGGGCGAGCCGGAGTGGCAGCAGGGTGACACCTTCCGCCTGAACACCACCCTGGGCCGCGCGCTCTTCAACGAGCTGCTGCCCGAGGACTACCCGTTCGTCGACTACGAGGTCGGCAAGAAGCAGCTCTCCGAGATCGTCAACGACCTCGCCGAGCGGTACCCCAAGGTCATCGTGGCGGCGACGCTCGACAACCTGAAGGCCTCCGGCTTCTTCTGGGCGACCCGTTCCGGTGTCACCGTGGCCATCTCCGACATCGTCGTTCCCGACGCGAAGCGCGCGATCGTCAAGGGTTACGAGGACCAGGACGAGAAGGTCCAGAAGCAGTACGAGCGCGGTCTGATCACCAAGGACGAGCGCACGCAGGAGCTCATCGCGATCTGGACCAAGGCGACCAACGAGGTTGCCGAGGCGATGAACGCGAACTTCCCGAAGACCAACCCGGTCTCGATGATGGTGAACTCCGGTGCTCGCGGAAACATGATGCAGATGCGTCAGATCGCGGGTATGCGTGGTCTGGTGTCGAACGCCAAGAACGAGACGATTCCTCGTCCCATCAAGGCGTCCTTCCGTGAGGGCCTGTCCGTGCTGGAGTACTTCATCTCCACGCACGGTGCCCGTAAGGGTCTGGCGGACACCGCCCTGCGTACCGCCGACTCGGGTTACCTCACCCGTCGTCTGGTGGACGTCTCGCAGGACGTCATCATCCGCGAGGAGGACTGCGGCACCGACCGCGGCCTGCGTCTGGAGATCGCCGAGCGCGGCGCCGACGGCGTCCTGCGCAAGGCGGAGAACGTCGAGACCAGCGTGTACGCACGTGCGCTGGCCGAGGACATCACCGTCGACGGGCGGGTGCTGGCCCCGGCCAACACCGACCTCGGCGACGTCCTCATCGACGAGCTCGTCAAGCACGGCATCGAGGAGGTCAAGACCCGTTCGGTCCTGACCTGCGAGTCCGCCGTCGGTACCTGCGCCATGTGCTACGGCCGTTCGCTGGCCACCGGCAAGCTGGTCGACATCGGTGAGGCGGTCGGCATCATCGCCGCCCAGTCCATCGGTGAGCCCGGCACGCAGCTGACGATGCGTACCTTCCACACCGGTGGTGTGGCCGGTGACGACATCACCCAGGGTCTGCCCCGTGTCGTCGAGCTCTTCGAGGCTCGTACGCCGAAGGGTGTCGCCCCGATCTCCGAGGCCTCCGGCCGCGTGCGGATCGAGGAGACCGAGAAGACCAAGAAGCTCGTCGTCACCCCGGACGACGGCAGCGACGAGACGGCGTTCCCGATCTCGAAGCGTGCCCGACTCCTGGTCAGCGAGGGCGAGCACGTCGAGGTGGGCCAGAAGCTCACCGTGGGTGCCACCAACCCGCACGACGTGCTGCGCATCCTGGGTCAGCGTGCCGTCCAGGTCCACCTGGTCGGAGAGGTCCAGCGGGTCTACAACTCGCAGGGCGTGTCGATCCACGACAAGCACATCGAGATCATCATCCGGCAGATGCTGCGCCGTGTGACGATCATCGAGTCGGGCGACGCGGAGCTGCTGCCCGGCGAGCTCGTCGAGCGGTCGAAGTTCGAGACCGAGAACCGTCGTGTGGTGCAGGAAGGCGGCCACCCGGCCTCCGGCCGTCCGCAGCTGATGGGTATCACCAAGGCCTCGCTCGCCACCGAGTCGTGGCTGTCGGCGGCGTCCTTCCAGGAGACGACCAGGGTTCTGACGGACGCGGCGATCAACGCCAAGTCCGACTCCCTGATCGGCCTCAAGGAGAACGTCATCATCGGTAAGCTCATCCCGGCCGGTACGGGTCTGTCCCGCTACCGCAACATCCGGGTCGAGCCGACCGAGGAGGCCAAGGCCGCGATGTACTCGGCCGTCGGCTACGACGACATCGACTACTCGCCGTTCGGCACGGGCTCCGGCCAGGCCGTTCCGCTGGAGGACTACGACTACGGTCCGTACAACCAGTAG
- a CDS encoding DUF1707 and DUF4190 domain-containing protein, protein MSYPSPWQPGQGRNQPRPWQEPPGHSMLASTADRERAVDVLRAGFGEGRMQQPEFEKRVARAYAARTVGELALLVADLPQGPVPLPAASGPVPRTFLPVAVAPKTNEKAVGAAICGVLCLVTVGLTGIPAVILGHTARSEMRHTGEGGEGLALTGLVFGWLSTVGWALVMTLLFVVVATS, encoded by the coding sequence GTGTCGTATCCGTCGCCGTGGCAGCCGGGGCAGGGGCGCAATCAGCCTCGCCCCTGGCAGGAGCCGCCCGGTCACTCGATGCTCGCCTCGACCGCCGATCGGGAGCGCGCCGTGGATGTGCTCAGAGCGGGGTTCGGCGAGGGGCGCATGCAGCAGCCCGAGTTCGAGAAGCGGGTGGCGCGGGCCTACGCGGCCCGTACGGTGGGTGAGCTGGCCCTTCTGGTGGCCGACCTCCCGCAGGGCCCCGTACCGCTTCCGGCGGCCTCTGGGCCCGTGCCACGGACGTTCCTGCCGGTCGCTGTGGCGCCGAAGACGAACGAGAAGGCCGTCGGAGCGGCGATCTGCGGTGTGCTGTGTCTGGTGACCGTCGGGCTGACCGGGATTCCCGCGGTGATCCTGGGCCACACCGCGCGCTCCGAGATGCGGCACACGGGCGAGGGTGGCGAGGGTCTCGCGCTCACGGGGCTGGTGTTCGGCTGGCTGTCCACCGTGGGGTGGGCATTGGTGATGACCTTGCTGTTCGTCGTGGTGGCGACGTCCTGA
- the rpsL gene encoding 30S ribosomal protein S12: MPTIQQLVRKGRQDKVEKNKTPALEGSPQRRGVCTRVFTTTPKKPNSALRKVARVRLTSGIEVTAYIPGEGHNLQEHSIVLVRGGRVKDLPGVRYKIIRGSLDTQGVKNRKQARSRYGAKKEK, translated from the coding sequence GTGCCTACGATCCAGCAGCTGGTCCGGAAGGGCCGGCAGGACAAGGTCGAGAAGAACAAGACGCCCGCGCTTGAGGGTTCGCCCCAGCGTCGTGGCGTCTGCACGCGTGTGTTCACGACCACCCCGAAGAAGCCGAACTCGGCCCTGCGTAAGGTCGCGCGTGTGCGTCTGACCAGCGGGATCGAGGTCACTGCTTACATTCCGGGTGAGGGACACAACCTGCAGGAGCACTCGATCGTGCTCGTGCGTGGCGGCCGTGTGAAGGACCTGCCCGGTGTTCGTTACAAGATCATCCGCGGTTCCCTCGACACCCAGGGTGTCAAGAACCGCAAGCAGGCCCGCAGCCGCTACGGCGCCAAGAAGGAGAAGTAG
- the tuf gene encoding elongation factor Tu gives MAKAKFERTKPHVNIGTIGHIDHGKTTLTAAITKVLHDAYPDLNEASAFDQIDKAPEERQRGITISIAHVEYQTETRHYAHVDCPGHADYIKNMITGAAQMDGAILVVAATDGPMPQTKEHVLLARQVGVPYIVVALNKADMVDDEEILELVELEVRELLSEYEFPGDDLPVVKVSALKALEGDAEWGKSVLDLMKAVDESIPQPERDVDKPFLMPIEDVFTITGRGTVVTGRIERGVLKVNETVDIVGIKTEKTTTTVTGIEMFRKLLDEGQAGENVGLLLRGIKREDVERGQVIIKPGSVTPHTSFEAQAYILSKDEGGRHTPFFNNYRPQFYFRTTDVTGVVTLPEGTEMVMPGDNTEMTVELIQPVAMEEGLKFAIREGGRTVGAGQVTKINK, from the coding sequence GTGGCGAAGGCAAAGTTCGAGCGGACTAAGCCGCACGTCAACATCGGCACCATCGGTCACATCGACCACGGTAAGACGACCCTCACGGCCGCCATTACCAAGGTGCTGCACGACGCGTACCCGGACCTGAACGAGGCCTCGGCCTTCGACCAGATCGACAAGGCTCCCGAAGAGCGCCAGCGCGGTATCACGATCTCGATCGCGCACGTCGAGTACCAGACCGAGACGCGTCACTACGCCCACGTCGACTGCCCCGGTCACGCGGACTACATCAAGAACATGATCACGGGTGCGGCGCAGATGGACGGCGCCATCCTCGTTGTCGCCGCCACGGACGGTCCGATGCCGCAGACCAAGGAGCACGTGCTCCTGGCCCGCCAGGTCGGCGTTCCGTACATCGTTGTCGCGCTGAACAAGGCCGACATGGTGGACGACGAGGAGATCCTGGAGCTCGTCGAGCTTGAGGTGCGCGAGCTCCTCTCCGAGTACGAGTTCCCGGGCGACGACCTTCCGGTCGTCAAGGTCTCGGCGCTCAAGGCTCTTGAGGGCGACGCCGAGTGGGGCAAGTCCGTCCTCGACCTGATGAAGGCCGTCGACGAGTCCATCCCGCAGCCCGAGCGTGACGTCGACAAGCCGTTCCTCATGCCCATCGAGGACGTCTTCACGATCACCGGTCGCGGTACGGTCGTCACCGGCCGTATCGAGCGTGGTGTCCTCAAGGTCAACGAGACCGTCGACATCGTCGGCATCAAGACCGAGAAGACCACCACCACGGTCACCGGCATCGAGATGTTCCGCAAGCTGCTCGACGAGGGCCAGGCCGGTGAGAACGTCGGTCTGCTCCTCCGTGGCATCAAGCGCGAGGACGTGGAGCGCGGCCAGGTCATCATCAAGCCTGGTTCGGTCACGCCCCACACCTCGTTCGAGGCGCAGGCGTACATCCTGTCCAAGGACGAGGGCGGCCGTCACACGCCGTTCTTCAACAACTACCGTCCCCAGTTCTACTTCCGCACGACGGACGTGACTGGTGTGGTGACCCTTCCCGAGGGCACCGAGATGGTCATGCCGGGCGACAACACTGAGATGACCGTTGAGCTCATCCAGCCCGTCGCCATGGAGGAGGGCCTGAAGTTCGCCATCCGTGAGGGTGGCCGGACCGTGGGCGCCGGCCAGGTCACCAAGATCAACAAGTAG